The Pantoea eucalypti sequence CGGAGTGACCGTAAAATTCGCTCAGCCCCATTGCGCCATAGCCTATGGCGCTGACATCCAGACCCTGACTTAAGGTTCGCTTTTTCATTGTTTCTCCTCGTGAGTGAAAGGCGATTGTTTCACCCCGCGTGAAGGCAATGAATTGCTCTTTTCGTCATGCAAAAAAGGTATCAGGAAAGGTAAGACCGGGGACAACACAGGAGCGGGCGGAACCGCGCATCATCAGCCACAGGCAGCGCGACGTAAGAGGGCGGCGACTCAGTCCGATGAATGCGGGTGAGCGTCGTGATCAGCCGACTGTGAAAGCACGCTCAGCGCATTCAGCACTGCCGCATTTTTTTCATTGGCGCGAATGGCCGCATAAACATCAATCGTCAATTGCCGCGCCGCGCTTTCAGTCAGCGGGCGATAACAGAGTCCTGTCTGGTTAAAGGTACATTTTGACTGCGGCATCAGGGCGAATCCTTTGCCTCTGGCAATGTGCGACAGCATCAGCAGAGAATCATCCGGCTCTCTTATTCGTTTTAACGTGACGCTGAGCGTCGCAAAGTAGCGTTCGCATTTATCGTAAAACTGCGGATTGGCACTGCGCGCAAACCAGAACAGCGGCAGGTCGGCCAGCGCCTCCAGTGCGACCTTTTCTCCTGCCAGACTGGCAGGGTGCGTTGACGGCATAGCGAGCAGCAACGGTTCACGGTAAACCCAGGTGTACTGAACCAGGGTTTCCGCTTCAGGACCTTTTTCGCCAGTGAGAATTAAATCCAGGCTGTTTTTGGCCAGGCTTTGCATCAGTTGAGCGGAGGTCATGCTGGGCATCTCCATTTCATCGCTGGCATGGAAACTGGCGAGCTGCCGGTTAAGCGGTGCCATTAATTCAAAGTTGAGCGTGCGGGTCAGTCCGATACGTGGTCGCACGGCAGCAGGCTGCTTTAGGCTATTCAGCGCGGTAAGAATCGCTTCTGCTTTTGCAACCAGCGCACGGCCAGCATCGGTGAGCATCACCTCATGAGTCGTACGGCTGAACAGCGGCTGACCGAGCAGATCTTCCAGGCTTTGAACCTGACGGGTGAGCGGCGGCTGCGTCATGCTGAGACGTTCTGCGGCCCGGCGAAAATTAAGCTCGTGCGCAACAGCCAGAAAGCACTGCAATTGCTTTATGGTGGGAAGATGACTGCTGATAAGGTGCGCGGCGACAGACATAACACCATCCTGCTGCGGAAATTTGGGGGGCGTTCAGAGCGGATGACT is a genomic window containing:
- a CDS encoding LysR family transcriptional regulator, whose protein sequence is MSVAAHLISSHLPTIKQLQCFLAVAHELNFRRAAERLSMTQPPLTRQVQSLEDLLGQPLFSRTTHEVMLTDAGRALVAKAEAILTALNSLKQPAAVRPRIGLTRTLNFELMAPLNRQLASFHASDEMEMPSMTSAQLMQSLAKNSLDLILTGEKGPEAETLVQYTWVYREPLLLAMPSTHPASLAGEKVALEALADLPLFWFARSANPQFYDKCERYFATLSVTLKRIREPDDSLLMLSHIARGKGFALMPQSKCTFNQTGLCYRPLTESAARQLTIDVYAAIRANEKNAAVLNALSVLSQSADHDAHPHSSD